In Solanum lycopersicum chromosome 3, SLM_r2.1, the genomic stretch CTGCTTTTCTCTCATTAACTCGACAAAATTGTCCAGGATTAGTGGCCAAGCAAGGGTCGAGTCATAATTGCTCAAGTCTGGAAAACTTATCTGTTGCACAAAGACATCAAGTCAGGAGATGAGACATTAATCTTTTAACGTTCAGACCTCAAAGTCCCCACAAGGCTTCTGATGGAAGCAACTGTCAGATAACAACCAGATTGCTCATATAAGATGACGACACAAATAGGGTAATCAAAAGAATTGACAAAGTGAACTGAAGATTTACCTCGTTAACAAACCTAAAGAATCCCATCCATTGATCCATGTTTATAACCTTGTAATCAACCTGCATCTGCATCAGTAAACAAGCACGTAAGTGTacttattactataattaagAAAGATTTACTCTGTCCCTTCACTCTTCTTTGGGTTTTAAAATATgacaaaatgacaaaaatcaGGCATGATTTTCAACGGGACAGTCGCCTTTTACAGCGAGGTCGATGAGCATCCACAATTAAAGGAGCTATAGATTGCAGCTGCGATTTTTCGGTAAAACTAATACTTCTCACCATAAAAAGAACTCCAAAAGCATCCTAAAGGGCACTATCAAATTCACACCAGTAAAACATAACAATTATATTCTTCTTGTACCCTGCCGAGCAAATGCACAGTTTAAGTGAATTAAAACTCAGACTATTAAATAGCAAGAGGAGCATAGGGTACTCACTCTCAAATACTGAATCAGAGCATCAACTTGGGGCCGAAATTGAGACCCTAAAACGAGATCCAGCAGGAGACAAATGCTCTCAATGTCTATGCTCTTCTGCTTCTCCtctaggaaaaaaaaaagaaaaattggtaatcagaagaaaaaaagacaCAGTTCAAAGATCCAATTCAATGTCCCAACTTTCACAGCCAGCCCCCGGAACTTGCAATGAATGGGAAAACCATTTAAGAAATAGTTACTGCATGAAAACAAAAACTAAACCTAGCATAAGAGGACATGATGTTCTTCCCAGCTTCAAAgccttatatttaattatatactttaaaatataacaaagcTATTATGTTCTGTTTCATCTTTGTTATCTTTTCAGTCTAAAGCTGATCAATGAATCTTTCCCTCCATGAATTAACATAACTTAATGTTTACATAACAGGCGACAGTGGTAGCACCATACCTGTCAAGCAGTACTGAAATGCATAGGAGTAAAAATCCACAAAATTTGATGGCCTTCTAACCTTgtagagaaaagaaaatttggatATTAGCAGGAATAGAACAACACTCCTCACAGCAGAAGGGTACCCAAAAATTCACTTAGCATGAGCAGAAGTTAAAATATGACAAGTACCTCCTTCTCAAGTTCTGGAAGTGCTTTTTTCAATTTCTGTACTGTGTCAGCTCTTAATGCTTTGAGGCCTTTCCGCCACTCGTTCTAGTAGTCAAAACAATGGCGAGCCAACGTCAAGAAGCACACAAGCAAGTATAAGCAAAAAAAGTAACAAGCTGAAAAGTAGAGGGCAACTGCATAACATAACAACAATATAATGGGTTCAAATCATTATTTCAGATTTCCAAAAGGAACGAGTGGGAAAATTTTGTTATCATGCCAAATCAAACATTCTACAATGACTGGAAATCTGAAATAGTTGCATT encodes the following:
- the LOC101267217 gene encoding uncharacterized protein isoform X1, producing the protein MPRTSSKKGSTGSAASTNPAADLFRSASSKAASKELERIDQLFHTYASSSSGMIDPEGIEFLCSDLEVEHTDVRILMLAWKMQSEKQGYFSLNEWRKGLKALRADTVQKLKKALPELEKEVRRPSNFVDFYSYAFQYCLTEEKQKSIDIESICLLLDLVLGSQFRPQVDALIQYLRMQVDYKVINMDQWMGFFRFVNEISFPDLSNYDSTLAWPLILDNFVELMREKQG
- the LOC101267217 gene encoding uncharacterized protein isoform X2, yielding MPRTSSKKGSTGSAASTNPAADLFRSASSKAASKELERIDQLFHTYASSSSGMIDPEGIEFLCSDLEVEHTDVRILMLAWKMQSEKQGYFSLNEWRKGLKALRADTVQKLKKALPELEKEVRRPSNFVDFYSYAFQYCLTEEKQKSIDIESICLLLDLVLGSQFRPQVDALIQYLRMQVDYKVINMDQWMGFFRFVNELLPSEALWGL